Genomic window (Sulfurimonas sp.):
TTAGCTTTTTCTTCCATTATATCGAAAGCTCTTTCCCAAGATACTGGAGCAAATTGACCTTTTTTGTCAAAGTTACCATTTGCATCTACTCTTAGTAAAGGTTTTGTAAGTCTGTCCGCACCATACATAATTTTAGCATTAAAATAACCTTTAATACAGTTAAGACCTCTGTTTACTGGAGCCGCTGGGTCCCCTTTAACAGCAACAATTTTACCGTTTTTAGTAGCCATCATGATACCACAACCAGTACCACAGAAACGACAAGCTGCCTTGTCCCATCTCCAGCCACCTTCAGCTTGACTCGCTTGTGCTTGTAGCTCCGCTGGTACACTCATACCAATCGCCGCTGCTGCAGATGCCGCCGCTGAACTTTTAAGAAATTCTCTTCTAGAAAGTGACATATTTTCTCCTGTTTGATAATTTTTGTTAAGGTGTCCATTAACGATTCAATAGTAGCACTTTGCAGCTTTAAAAATCTTTGACTTATGTCAAAGATTTAGGAAAATATCTTAAGTTTTGTTTTATTTATGAAAAGAGTGAATATAAGTAGCACTTAACTTAAAGATTAAGACAGGTTTTCTTGGCAACTTTTTGTCAGTTTTGTAAGTTCTGCTTTTAAATCAGAGAGTTTTTTAGTTGAGTTGATTAAATCTTCGGTGGATTCTATAACAATATCCTCACTATTGTTGAGATGCTTATGAGCTAAAGACTTATCTTTTAACTCATCAATAATTAAATCAAATTCATCAGTTAATTCCTCAAGTTTAGATGATGCTCTTTCAGATTGTAAAATAGCTTCATTTGAATAATCCATAGCAGAATTTACTTTGTTTATAAAGCAGTTCATAGTATCACTAACTTCAATGATTTCCACTTCACTTTCAGCTTGGAGTTTAATGGGAGTGAGTTTTGAAACATCTTCATTATTTAAAAGCATTTTGGAGTATTGCATAAAAGTATCTACATGAGATTCAATCATACGAAGTTGTAAAAGAGCGTAAAAAAACAAAAGTAAAAGAGTGAGTCCAGATGCATATTGAAAAAGCTTTATAAAGTTTGTTTTTTCTTCACTGAAGTTTGTGTACATAGTTACTAGCTTATCTACATTATCAAGCAGTATGGTATTTTCTCTATATATAGAAGTTATTATTCTATCTAATTCCGGATTTTTATTTTCATCAGATAAAGTTAATAACTTAAAATTTTGTATATTTTCATGGAATTCTTCCCAAAGTTTATTTATAACGATTTGTTGAGTTGAAATTTTATAAGTAGGAACAGAGGAGATTCCTTTATCTGAATCACCATGTCTTAGAGTATTTAAGCCATTGATAAACTCATCAACTGCCTCATTTAATTCATAAAAATCTTTATTAGAACTATAATGAATATAAAAAATATTTTTACTCATTTTTTGAGTGAGCATTCTTTGTTTTCCTGCTATGTTAATGATAAGAGCATCTTTGGCATTTTGTTGATTTAAGTAGATAGTTGTAGCGATAACACTAAGCATAAGAACTATAAGTAAGGCACCTAAAATTCTAATCTTTTTACTAATACTTGTAACTTTTTTCATAATGCTTCTCCTCTAAATATAGTTTGTAATAATTTTTCATCTAAGATAGATATAGTTGAACTTTCCATTTCAATAATTTCACTTCTTTTTAGTTTTTTTAGAACTCGTGATAGTGTTTCAGGTTGAATATGTAACATAAAAGAAACTTCTTGTCTTTTTAGTGAGTTAAACATATTCAAATCTTCACTTAACATAAAAGCTACTTTTGCAGTAGCATCAAAAACTAATTCTCTGTTTACAACACAGTGAAGTTGTTGAGTTTTTAGTAGAATTTCATTTATAAATTCATTATTAAGGATATTTTTTTTAAGAAATCTGTTTTTTAACTCTGTGAAGTTTACTTCTAAGATTAAGCTGTCTTCTATAAACTCTGAATTTGAATAACAGTTAATATGAGTATTTTCAAGGCTTGTGAGTTCTGAAACAAGGGAGTTACTGTGAATATGATATAAAAAAATCTCATTTTCAAATTTATCTATTTTATATATTTTTAATACACCACTTACAAGAAAGAAAATTTTGTCGTAGGTATCATTTTCGTAGTAAAGAATAGATTTTTTTGGGTACTCAACAACTTTTGAAATCTCTTTTACTTCGTTTATTTGCTCGGCATCTAGTGATTTGAAAAAGTTTAGTTTTTGTATAGAGTCTAGTTTTTTATCAAGCATATATGTATTTTAGCATAATGGCATAAGATTTGCTATAAATCATATATATATTAATATAAAGGGATTAAATGCAGTTTATTGAAGCACTTAAGTTAAGAAGTAAACTATTATTTCTCTTTTTATTAGTAACAATAGGTCTGTTTTCAGTTGGTATTATTGGTGCTTTAAATATAGACTCGATGAAAAAAAACTTAGACTCTTTATATTTTGGCTCACTTGTTCCTGTTGTTGAGCTAAATAAAATTCTTCAAATATATCATGGAAATATAACAAATACGATTTATAAAGCAAAAAACGCATCTATAAGTAACTCCCAAGTTTCTTCCCAAATTCAAAATGCTTTGATGAAGGTTAAGTATCAATGGCGAAGTTATGAATCTCACTTTAAAAGAGATGGAGAACTACAATATGTAGAGTACGCAGCATCTGAGATTAAAGATACAAATGCTTACTTTGAAAATATACTACTTGGTATCTTAAATGGAAATGAGCTTAAAAATATCTCAATAGTAAATTTTGAAAAACAAATGGAACATATCCACTCAACAATAAAGAAACTTATAAATTATGAAGTTGAAGTCGCAAAATATGAAAGAAAAAAGTTTTTAAAAATTTACGAATCAGTAATGCTAAATGTAGGGATAATACTTCTTTTAGTCATATTAGGAATATTGATAATATCTTTTTATGTTTTTAAAAGTATTCAAGATGACCATACAAAACTTGAAATAACTACAAAAAAACTCCAACGAGCAAATAAAAAACTTGAAAATGTTTCATATACTGATGTGCTTACTTCTTTACATAATAGAAGATATTTTAATTTTATCTATGATAGAGAACTTAAACGCGCAAAAAGAACAAAGTCTTATATAACTTTTATGATGTTAGATATTGACTTTTTTAAACAATATAATGATACCTATGGGCATATAGAAGGGGATTTCGCGCTTAAGAGTGTTGCAAAAGTTTTAAAAGATTCTCTTCAACGACCAAGTGACTATGTATTTAGATTAGGTGGAGAAGAGTTTGGTGTCATCTTGATAGATACAGATGAGTCAAACAGTGCAAAACTAGCAAGAGATATATGTGATGCGATTCGTGGTAGAAAAATCAAGCATGAAACAAGTACTGTAAATGATTATCTTACTATTTCTATCGGTATAGTTTGTTGCATCGCAGATGAAGCATTAAATGAAGATATACTTATAAGTAGAGCAGATGAGATGCTATACAAGGCTAAAGATGGTGGCAGAGATGGATATACAATCACTACTAATATTAGTGAATCTACTACAAAGGTAGAGGAAGAAAAAGGAGCTTAGTGTCCATTTTTAATCCTGTAGTTTGCATCTATGAGTAATGGTCTTAACTTCTCTTTTAATTCGCCTTGAAACTCCATAAAATTTTCTTTTACTGCTCCACCACAACCTAGTTTTTTCTTTAGCATTTTAAGTGTAGTTGTTTTGTCATTTTTTGAGAGTAGAAACTCTCCTACAATAGTAACAGTCTTGCCTCTTCTTTTCTCTTTAGAAAAGTATAAAAAATGTTTTGAAGGCTCTAAAATTTCTTTTGAGATAGTAGTCTTTCTAAGTGTTTGAATCTCCGCCCAACTATCATCTATCTCAGCACCAATAAAAAGGTCTAACTTCTTACCTCTGCCCATAAATTAGATGACTTTTTGAGCTAAAACACTCATGTTTTCATAATAATTATTTTGAATATTTATTTTAACTTCTTTGGTTGAAAAATTATCTCTATTATAGAGGGCTATGATTATTTCATCATTTTTTTTTAAAAATGTTTTTTCTCCATAAGTTGTATATCTTGTAGCACCGATGCTAATGATGGCTTGTTTTGGATTTTCACATTCTTTTATGTATTTTGATAGTTCCTCTAATGGACCGAAATCTTTTTGTGTGTTTATTTGACGCAGCATCCAAGTAAGTAGTTTTTTATAAAAATAACTATACCCAGTCAGTTCTACATCTTCTCCATAAGCCTTAATCTCACCATCTCTTTTTAAAAAGCTACAAATAGAGTAGTTGTCCATAACTCCACCCTCACTAAAATTGTCTATTTTTATGAGAGTATTACTTATGCCTTTAGACGCTTCGCCCCAGTTTTTTTTATCACTTATTTTTGCGGCACCCGCAACTCTTATAGAACA
Coding sequences:
- a CDS encoding translation initiation factor, with the translated sequence MGRGKKLDLFIGAEIDDSWAEIQTLRKTTISKEILEPSKHFLYFSKEKRRGKTVTIVGEFLLSKNDKTTTLKMLKKKLGCGGAVKENFMEFQGELKEKLRPLLIDANYRIKNGH
- a CDS encoding diguanylate cyclase: MQFIEALKLRSKLLFLFLLVTIGLFSVGIIGALNIDSMKKNLDSLYFGSLVPVVELNKILQIYHGNITNTIYKAKNASISNSQVSSQIQNALMKVKYQWRSYESHFKRDGELQYVEYAASEIKDTNAYFENILLGILNGNELKNISIVNFEKQMEHIHSTIKKLINYEVEVAKYERKKFLKIYESVMLNVGIILLLVILGILIISFYVFKSIQDDHTKLEITTKKLQRANKKLENVSYTDVLTSLHNRRYFNFIYDRELKRAKRTKSYITFMMLDIDFFKQYNDTYGHIEGDFALKSVAKVLKDSLQRPSDYVFRLGGEEFGVILIDTDESNSAKLARDICDAIRGRKIKHETSTVNDYLTISIGIVCCIADEALNEDILISRADEMLYKAKDGGRDGYTITTNISESTTKVEEEKGA
- a CDS encoding type IV pili methyl-accepting chemotaxis transducer N-terminal domain-containing protein — translated: MKKVTSISKKIRILGALLIVLMLSVIATTIYLNQQNAKDALIINIAGKQRMLTQKMSKNIFYIHYSSNKDFYELNEAVDEFINGLNTLRHGDSDKGISSVPTYKISTQQIVINKLWEEFHENIQNFKLLTLSDENKNPELDRIITSIYRENTILLDNVDKLVTMYTNFSEEKTNFIKLFQYASGLTLLLLFFYALLQLRMIESHVDTFMQYSKMLLNNEDVSKLTPIKLQAESEVEIIEVSDTMNCFINKVNSAMDYSNEAILQSERASSKLEELTDEFDLIIDELKDKSLAHKHLNNSEDIVIESTEDLINSTKKLSDLKAELTKLTKSCQENLS
- a CDS encoding Crp/Fnr family transcriptional regulator gives rise to the protein MLDKKLDSIQKLNFFKSLDAEQINEVKEISKVVEYPKKSILYYENDTYDKIFFLVSGVLKIYKIDKFENEIFLYHIHSNSLVSELTSLENTHINCYSNSEFIEDSLILEVNFTELKNRFLKKNILNNEFINEILLKTQQLHCVVNRELVFDATAKVAFMLSEDLNMFNSLKRQEVSFMLHIQPETLSRVLKKLKRSEIIEMESSTISILDEKLLQTIFRGEAL
- a CDS encoding DUF5718 family protein, translating into MKNYEDFLGLGIAGNFALHLDQAGEAEEFKDIITQDEAAPKGMFPFYLPASCSAKEILTTYPLSNDTIKLPTSDVNVQAEPEVGLICELNYNNGVLSSINPTHFGAYNDCSIRVAGAAKISDKKNWGEASKGISNTLIKIDNFSEGGVMDNYSICSFLKRDGEIKAYGEDVELTGYSYFYKKLLTWMLRQINTQKDFGPLEELSKYIKECENPKQAIISIGATRYTTYGEKTFLKKNDEIIIALYNRDNFSTKEVKINIQNNYYENMSVLAQKVI